In the genome of Pirellulales bacterium, one region contains:
- a CDS encoding neutral/alkaline non-lysosomal ceramidase N-terminal domain-containing protein: MIRPQVLGAWLSLVLLSLAIETAAAGDASEASPQFLVGVAKRDITPPIGMPMWGYGARHDALSVGVMDPLWAKCIVIAAGKDRVALVGTDLGRGPTVQMMQQIRQQLHEVGIEHVLITGSHSHHGPVIELTDREGYGKGRFDVAVKYAQQLPEQLVAVILEANKNLQPAKVGVGKRNVTLNRNRHTKREPRVTDPMLAVIRFDSLEGQPLAVLTNFAAHPVMTEESDLRYSADYVGAMHAAVEEALQTTSVFMQGAAGDMSPNSPSGVSGPQQFGRHLGGQVVEIAKSISTAAPAKPSIEGRVDHWKFATRVKFSNPWIQAVFARAFFPELTRNIAEEWANGITAELDTVLINDQIALVGGSGEFFCNHSNRLKERAYVEHTLFCGYCNGHNLYFPTIEAASEGGYGADPTVSPVELGAGEQMMNRALQNLYIMLDKFQGDAAVGFQSVPQSGTP; encoded by the coding sequence ATGATTCGTCCGCAAGTCCTTGGTGCCTGGTTGTCGTTGGTATTGCTGTCGCTGGCGATCGAGACAGCCGCCGCGGGCGACGCCTCGGAAGCGAGCCCCCAGTTCCTCGTCGGCGTGGCCAAACGCGACATCACCCCACCGATCGGCATGCCGATGTGGGGCTATGGCGCGCGCCACGACGCACTGTCGGTTGGGGTAATGGACCCGCTGTGGGCAAAATGCATCGTGATCGCCGCCGGCAAGGATCGCGTGGCCCTGGTGGGTACCGACTTGGGGCGCGGACCGACCGTGCAGATGATGCAGCAGATTCGCCAGCAATTGCACGAAGTGGGAATCGAGCATGTGCTGATCACCGGTAGCCATTCGCACCACGGCCCTGTGATCGAACTCACGGACCGCGAGGGCTACGGCAAGGGACGCTTCGACGTGGCCGTCAAGTATGCCCAGCAATTGCCCGAGCAGCTCGTGGCGGTGATTCTCGAGGCGAACAAGAACCTGCAGCCGGCCAAGGTCGGCGTCGGCAAGCGTAACGTCACGCTCAACCGCAATCGCCACACCAAGCGCGAGCCGCGCGTCACCGATCCAATGTTGGCTGTCATTCGCTTCGACTCGCTCGAAGGGCAGCCGCTGGCCGTGCTGACGAACTTCGCCGCGCACCCGGTGATGACCGAGGAGAGCGATCTGCGGTACTCGGCCGACTACGTGGGGGCGATGCACGCCGCCGTGGAAGAGGCCCTGCAAACGACCAGCGTGTTCATGCAAGGCGCGGCGGGCGACATGAGCCCCAACTCGCCCTCGGGCGTGAGTGGGCCGCAGCAATTCGGCCGGCACCTGGGCGGGCAAGTGGTCGAGATCGCCAAGTCGATCTCGACGGCCGCGCCGGCCAAACCGTCGATCGAAGGGCGCGTCGATCACTGGAAGTTCGCCACCCGGGTGAAGTTTTCGAACCCCTGGATCCAGGCCGTGTTTGCCCGCGCGTTCTTTCCCGAGCTGACGCGCAACATCGCCGAGGAATGGGCCAACGGCATCACCGCCGAGCTCGACACCGTGCTGATCAACGACCAAATCGCCCTGGTCGGCGGGTCGGGCGAGTTCTTCTGCAATCACTCGAACCGGTTGAAAGAACGGGCGTACGTCGAACACACCCTGTTCTGCGGCTACTGCAACGGCCACAACCTGTACTTCCCCACGATCGAGGCCGCCAGCGAAGGCGGCTACGGCGCCGATCCGACCGTCTCGCCGGTCGAACTGGGAGCCGGCGAACAAATGATGAACCGGGCCCTACAAAACCTGTACATCATGCTCGACAAGTTCCAGGGCGACGCCGCGGTCGGATTCCAGTCGGTGCCGCAGTCGGGAACGCCTTGA
- a CDS encoding thioesterase family protein codes for MSHPVFFEREQNRWFPQRAAVGPWSSESLHAGPVAALCVTLGEELVPGDDWVTTRLTMDLLRPVTTQPLEVGSRIVKAGRRVTLLEITLSQENKFTASAFVQRTRQQDFTLPPLEGTGVELQPPPDRPENFAPLNFDGRQPRLAPFVDEASEIRTQVPGAMYKPTPSAAWIRVFAELLPGRPLSHTAAVAAAADCGNAFGAPIGLESPQYLFMNADLTLHLARAPEEPWVRMAPESVWLDHGIGQTRCALCDRRGMLGTSVVTLPLAQRPS; via the coding sequence ATGTCTCATCCTGTCTTCTTCGAGCGCGAACAGAACCGCTGGTTTCCACAGCGCGCGGCCGTAGGTCCGTGGTCGAGCGAGAGCCTGCATGCCGGGCCGGTCGCTGCGCTGTGCGTCACCTTGGGCGAGGAACTCGTGCCCGGCGACGATTGGGTGACCACGCGGTTGACCATGGACTTGCTGCGTCCCGTGACCACGCAGCCGCTTGAGGTGGGCTCACGGATCGTCAAGGCGGGCCGGCGCGTCACGCTGCTCGAAATCACCTTGTCGCAGGAGAACAAATTCACGGCGTCGGCTTTTGTGCAGCGCACCCGCCAGCAGGACTTCACGCTGCCACCCCTGGAAGGAACCGGCGTCGAACTCCAGCCACCGCCGGATCGGCCCGAGAATTTTGCCCCGCTGAACTTCGACGGTCGCCAGCCGCGCCTGGCGCCGTTTGTCGACGAAGCCTCGGAAATCCGTACCCAGGTGCCCGGCGCCATGTACAAGCCCACACCGTCGGCGGCCTGGATTCGCGTGTTTGCCGAGCTGCTGCCGGGCCGCCCCCTCTCGCACACCGCGGCGGTCGCCGCAGCGGCCGACTGCGGCAACGCCTTCGGGGCGCCCATCGGGCTGGAGAGCCCGCAGTACCTGTTCATGAACGCCGACCTGACGCTCCACCTGGCCCGGGCCCCGGAAGAGCCTTGGGTGCGGATGGCACCGGAAAGCGTCTGGCTCGACCATGGGATCGGCCAGACTCGCTGCGCCCTGTGCGATCGGCGCGGTATGCTGGGCACTTCGGTCGTCACGCTGCCCCTGGCACAGCGGCCGAGTTGA
- a CDS encoding VOC family protein — protein MQTRRSSLRWLVLVSLALVAPAARAEDPMPARFHHVRLNVTNPKRSVQFYRRVFGAVPVQFNDAVEALFTERSFILFNQVAEPPEAALNTGIWHIGWGGVDVKNEYEWWKNHDVDIHTPLSPLPGPNNYYMYISGPDKELIEINTMGHHRFAHVHFFADDVNAACAWYAKHLGLKPRAPQVPKPPAPTEPRKPGDPKALSDIWINTIQCDNVLMIFFGKPDWDPAPYWWPDPPLKEIQPTRGRPIDHLAFSYRQIEPVFERMQREGATIVEPIAVREPHKLKSFFVQGPDQVLIEVVESKPIPEGLWQD, from the coding sequence ATGCAAACCCGACGATCGTCGCTTCGCTGGCTGGTCTTGGTCAGCCTGGCGCTGGTCGCGCCCGCCGCACGGGCCGAAGATCCTATGCCGGCGCGATTTCACCACGTGCGTCTGAATGTCACCAACCCCAAACGCTCCGTGCAGTTCTACCGCCGGGTGTTCGGGGCCGTGCCGGTGCAGTTCAACGACGCGGTCGAGGCGCTGTTCACCGAGCGCTCGTTCATCCTGTTCAACCAGGTCGCAGAACCGCCCGAGGCCGCGCTCAACACGGGCATCTGGCACATCGGCTGGGGCGGCGTCGACGTCAAGAACGAGTACGAATGGTGGAAAAACCACGACGTCGACATCCACACGCCGCTTTCGCCGCTACCGGGCCCGAACAACTACTACATGTACATCAGCGGGCCCGACAAGGAGCTGATCGAGATCAACACGATGGGCCACCACCGGTTTGCCCACGTGCATTTCTTTGCGGACGACGTGAATGCGGCCTGTGCCTGGTATGCGAAGCATCTGGGCCTGAAGCCGCGCGCGCCGCAGGTGCCCAAGCCGCCCGCACCGACCGAACCGCGTAAGCCCGGCGATCCGAAGGCGCTGTCCGACATCTGGATCAATACGATCCAGTGCGACAACGTGCTGATGATCTTTTTCGGCAAGCCCGACTGGGACCCTGCACCCTATTGGTGGCCCGATCCACCGCTCAAGGAGATCCAGCCCACCCGGGGGCGGCCGATCGACCATCTTGCATTTTCCTACCGGCAGATCGAGCCGGTGTTCGAGCGGATGCAGCGCGAGGGCGCGACGATCGTGGAACCGATCGCCGTGCGCGAACCGCACAAGCTCAAGAGTTTCTTCGTGCAAGGCCCCGATCAAGTGCTCATCGAGGTGGTCGAGTCGAAGCCGATCCCCGAAGGCCTCTGGCAAGACTAA
- the xylA gene encoding xylose isomerase: protein MSAFPEIKKVAYEGPKSTNPLAFRHYHATEVVEGRTMAEHLRFSVAYWHTFRGTGSDPFGSATMARPWEAATDSVENAQARVRVAFEFMEKLGAPFYCFHDRDVAPEGSTLAESNRNLDAVVKTLKEEQKRSGIRLLWGTANLFSNPRYMHGAATSPNADAFAYAAAQVKKAIEVTHELGGENYVFWGGREGYQSLLNTDMKRELDHLARFMHLAVEHAKSIGFHGQFLFEPKPKEPTKHQYDFDAAACLNFLRSYGLTEHVKLNLETNHATLAGHTMQHELEYAAMQGSLGSIDANTGDLLLGWDTDQFPTNVYLTTEIMLTLLKYGGLAPGGVNFDAKVRRESFEPIDLFYAHIGGMDTFAQGLKIAAAIRADGQLDRLLRERYASWDAGIGVEIESGRATFASLEQYMLSKGEIAPNRSGRQEMLENLVNRFIG from the coding sequence ATGTCCGCTTTTCCCGAGATCAAGAAGGTTGCCTACGAAGGTCCGAAGTCGACCAACCCGCTGGCGTTTCGTCATTACCACGCGACCGAAGTGGTCGAAGGCCGCACGATGGCCGAGCACTTGCGCTTCAGCGTGGCCTACTGGCACACGTTTCGCGGCACGGGGAGCGACCCTTTCGGATCGGCCACGATGGCCCGCCCCTGGGAAGCCGCGACCGACTCGGTTGAAAACGCTCAAGCGCGCGTCCGGGTCGCGTTCGAGTTCATGGAAAAGCTCGGCGCGCCCTTTTACTGCTTTCACGATCGCGACGTCGCGCCCGAGGGCAGCACGCTGGCCGAATCGAACCGCAACCTCGATGCCGTCGTGAAGACGCTCAAAGAGGAGCAGAAACGCAGCGGCATTCGCCTGCTCTGGGGGACGGCGAACCTGTTCAGCAACCCCCGCTATATGCACGGCGCCGCGACGAGCCCCAATGCCGACGCTTTTGCCTATGCCGCGGCACAGGTCAAGAAGGCCATCGAGGTCACGCACGAGCTGGGGGGGGAGAATTACGTGTTCTGGGGCGGGCGCGAGGGCTACCAGTCGCTGTTGAACACCGACATGAAGCGCGAGCTGGACCACTTGGCCCGGTTCATGCACCTGGCCGTCGAACATGCCAAGTCGATCGGCTTCCACGGTCAGTTCTTGTTCGAGCCCAAGCCGAAGGAGCCGACCAAGCATCAGTACGACTTCGATGCGGCGGCGTGTCTCAATTTCCTGCGCAGCTACGGCTTGACCGAGCACGTCAAGCTGAACCTCGAGACCAACCACGCCACGCTGGCCGGGCACACCATGCAACACGAGCTCGAATATGCCGCGATGCAGGGCAGCCTGGGCTCGATCGACGCCAACACGGGCGATCTGCTCCTGGGCTGGGACACCGACCAGTTTCCGACGAACGTGTACCTGACGACCGAGATCATGCTTACGCTGCTCAAGTACGGCGGGCTCGCGCCCGGCGGCGTGAATTTCGACGCCAAGGTCCGCCGCGAAAGCTTCGAGCCGATCGACTTGTTCTATGCCCACATCGGCGGCATGGACACGTTCGCGCAGGGGTTGAAGATCGCCGCCGCGATTCGCGCCGACGGACAGTTGGACCGGTTGCTGCGCGAGCGCTATGCCTCGTGGGACGCCGGTATCGGCGTGGAGATCGAATCGGGCCGGGCCACTTTCGCCTCGCTCGAGCAATATATGCTCAGCAAAGGCGAGATCGCCCCGAACCGTAGCGGCCGCCAGGAAATGCTTGAAAACCTCGTCAATCGCTTTATCGGCTGA
- a CDS encoding sulfatase — MFLPCGRWLAIVALVLSACSVPRTAMASPLNIVIVYADDLGYGDLGCYGHPTIRTPALDRMAAEGARFTQFYSAAPVCTPSRAALLTGRYPLRSGMAGVKERVLFPHSERGLPGDEQTLGELLQAAGYRTACIGKWHLGHKPADLPKHHGFEHYFGIPYSNDMGLGSAAAKPKGWPPLPLIRDLETIETEPDQGPLTERYTQESLAFIDAAAAAKRPFLLYLAHTMPHVPLAASDKFAGRSPRGLYGDVVETIDWSTGQIIARLRELGLHENTLVFFSSDNGPWLSQGLKGGTAGLLRGGKGSTWEGGMRVPGIFWWPGRIAPGRTELAMATTMDVFTTCLKAAGVGLTDDRPIDGVDLGPVLFGDGKSARDEFFYYRGPDLFAARWGAWKLHYLTQAGYGQAKPEVHDPPLLFQLDEDPSESRNIAAEHPEVVAEINRRVEAHRAQLQAPEPVY; from the coding sequence ATGTTCCTGCCGTGCGGACGTTGGCTGGCAATCGTCGCGCTGGTGCTGTCGGCATGCAGCGTGCCCCGAACCGCGATGGCCTCGCCGCTGAACATCGTCATCGTGTACGCCGACGATCTCGGCTACGGCGATCTAGGGTGCTACGGGCATCCGACAATTCGTACGCCTGCCTTGGACCGCATGGCGGCCGAAGGCGCACGGTTTACGCAGTTCTATTCGGCCGCGCCGGTTTGCACGCCTAGCCGCGCTGCGTTGCTTACGGGGCGCTACCCGCTTCGCAGCGGCATGGCCGGCGTCAAGGAACGCGTGTTGTTCCCGCACTCCGAGCGCGGCTTGCCGGGCGACGAGCAGACGCTGGGCGAATTGCTCCAGGCGGCCGGCTATCGCACGGCCTGCATCGGCAAATGGCACCTCGGCCACAAACCGGCCGATCTGCCCAAGCACCACGGCTTCGAGCACTATTTCGGGATCCCGTATAGCAACGACATGGGCCTGGGCAGTGCGGCCGCCAAACCCAAGGGCTGGCCGCCTTTGCCCCTGATCCGCGATCTGGAGACGATCGAAACCGAACCCGACCAGGGCCCGCTGACCGAGCGCTACACGCAAGAGTCGCTGGCGTTTATCGACGCCGCCGCGGCCGCCAAGCGTCCGTTCTTGCTCTACCTGGCCCACACCATGCCGCACGTACCGCTGGCCGCGAGCGACAAGTTCGCCGGCCGCAGTCCGCGCGGGCTGTACGGCGACGTCGTCGAGACGATCGATTGGAGCACCGGACAGATCATCGCGCGGCTGCGCGAGTTGGGGCTGCACGAAAACACGCTGGTGTTCTTCTCGAGCGACAATGGTCCCTGGCTGTCGCAAGGGCTCAAAGGGGGCACCGCCGGGCTGCTGCGCGGCGGCAAGGGCAGCACCTGGGAAGGCGGGATGCGCGTGCCAGGCATCTTCTGGTGGCCGGGCCGGATCGCACCCGGCCGCACCGAGTTGGCCATGGCCACGACGATGGACGTGTTTACCACTTGCCTGAAAGCGGCCGGCGTCGGGTTGACCGACGATCGCCCGATCGACGGCGTCGATCTGGGGCCGGTGCTGTTCGGCGATGGCAAGTCCGCCCGCGACGAATTCTTCTACTATCGGGGTCCCGACTTGTTCGCCGCGCGCTGGGGCGCCTGGAAGCTGCACTACCTGACGCAGGCCGGCTATGGCCAGGCCAAGCCCGAGGTGCACGATCCGCCGCTCTTGTTCCAGTTGGACGAGGACCCCAGCGAGTCGCGCAACATCGCCGCCGAGCATCCCGAGGTCGTGGCCGAGATCAACCGCCGCGTCGAGGCGCATCGTGCCCAGTTGCAGGCGCCCGAGCCGGTTTATTGA
- the def gene encoding peptide deformylase, producing the protein MRVYPTDRRPGAMRIIHYPHPTLRHRSKPLKRVDAELQHMVRQMFDLMYEAKGIGLAANQVDLPYRLFILNLESDPEKPELEQVFINPVISGRKGTATAEEGCLSLPGLYADVTRPERVTINAYNLRGEEIDQEIEGLFARAVQHEVDHLDGVLFIDRLNETSQIEVRDVLGEFETNFESRRRSGEIGDDTQIAARIAELERLRT; encoded by the coding sequence ATGCGGGTTTATCCCACCGATCGCAGACCCGGTGCCATGCGGATCATTCACTATCCCCATCCCACGCTCCGCCATCGCTCGAAGCCGCTCAAGCGGGTCGACGCCGAGTTGCAGCACATGGTACGGCAGATGTTCGACCTGATGTACGAGGCCAAGGGCATCGGCCTGGCCGCCAACCAGGTCGATTTGCCCTACCGGCTGTTCATCCTCAACCTGGAGAGCGATCCGGAGAAGCCCGAGCTCGAGCAGGTGTTCATCAATCCGGTGATCAGCGGACGCAAGGGCACGGCCACGGCCGAAGAAGGGTGCCTGAGCCTGCCGGGGCTGTACGCCGACGTCACCCGGCCCGAGCGGGTAACGATCAATGCCTACAACCTCCGGGGTGAGGAGATCGACCAGGAGATCGAGGGGCTGTTTGCCCGGGCCGTGCAGCACGAGGTCGATCATCTCGACGGCGTGTTGTTCATCGATCGGTTGAATGAGACCAGCCAGATCGAGGTTCGCGACGTGCTGGGCGAATTCGAGACCAACTTCGAGTCGCGGCGTCGCAGCGGCGAAATTGGCGACGACACCCAGATCGCGGCCCGGATTGCGGAGCTGGAACGCCTCCGCACCTGA
- the fmt gene encoding methionyl-tRNA formyltransferase, translated as MRLIMMGTGPFARPTFEALYATRHEIVALVTQPLRPAKGKSVPEPSPLRAVAERHGTPIFDPEPLNTDAARDTLRAWNADLFVVADYGQILAAETLATARLGGVNLHGSLLPRYRGAAPINWAIYHGETAAGVSVIHMTPRIDAGPVLAQASLEIGPDETAVELEQRLAALGAPLICEVIDRLDAGHVEPVPQDPAQATRAPRLKKTDGAIDWSRTAQQIKNQVRALEPWPKTYTTWHKADGSTVRLILGRCETVADAPSAAPGTVVAAAGDGLVVATGQGGLRLVELQPSGKRLLPAAEFLRGYRVAPGERFGPETASGS; from the coding sequence ATGCGCTTGATCATGATGGGCACCGGGCCGTTTGCACGGCCGACGTTCGAAGCGCTCTATGCCACCCGGCACGAGATCGTGGCGCTGGTGACGCAGCCGCTACGGCCGGCCAAGGGTAAATCCGTCCCCGAGCCGAGCCCCCTGCGGGCCGTGGCCGAACGGCACGGAACGCCGATCTTCGACCCCGAGCCGCTCAACACCGACGCGGCCCGCGACACGCTGCGCGCGTGGAACGCCGACTTGTTCGTCGTGGCCGACTACGGCCAGATTCTGGCGGCCGAGACGCTGGCCACGGCGCGGCTGGGGGGCGTCAACCTGCACGGCTCGCTGCTGCCCCGTTACCGCGGCGCGGCGCCGATCAATTGGGCCATCTATCACGGCGAGACCGCAGCCGGCGTGTCGGTCATTCATATGACGCCTCGGATCGACGCGGGCCCGGTCCTGGCGCAGGCCTCGCTCGAGATCGGCCCCGACGAGACGGCCGTCGAGTTGGAGCAGCGCCTGGCAGCGCTGGGGGCCCCGTTGATCTGCGAGGTGATCGACCGGCTCGACGCCGGCCACGTCGAGCCGGTCCCGCAAGACCCGGCGCAGGCCACGCGTGCACCCCGGCTCAAGAAGACCGACGGGGCGATCGACTGGTCGCGCACGGCCCAGCAGATCAAGAACCAAGTTCGCGCGCTGGAGCCCTGGCCCAAGACGTACACCACCTGGCACAAGGCCGACGGCTCGACGGTCCGGCTGATCCTGGGGCGTTGCGAAACGGTCGCCGACGCGCCCTCGGCGGCGCCGGGCACGGTCGTCGCCGCCGCCGGCGATGGCCTGGTCGTCGCCACGGGGCAGGGGGGCCTGCGGCTCGTCGAGCTGCAGCCCTCGGGCAAGCGCCTGCTCCCGGCGGCCGAGTTTCTGCGCGGCTACCGCGTCGCCCCCGGCGAACGCTTCGGACCAGAAACCGCTAGCGGCTCCTGA
- the miaB gene encoding tRNA (N6-isopentenyl adenosine(37)-C2)-methylthiotransferase MiaB, whose product MSKRLYIETVGCQMNLLDSELVVASLRAQGYTLVATPREADTILFNTCSVRQHAEDKIYSALGRLKHAKERDPGKIIGVLGCMAQKDQQLIFRRAPFVDLVVGPGQLHQVPELLADIAARGERRMEVSLGRKDGSRAEIERSFESYDPLRDPQMRPTPYQAFVRIMIGCDKFCTYCIVPSVRGPEQSRPAEHIVAEVRQLAGEGCREVTLLGQTVNSYQDQGAGAKVRLPELLARIHDIEGIDRIRFVTNYPRDMSQELLEAVRDLPKVCPYLHVPAQSGSNEMLKRMKRGYTVEEYREMLARIRATVPEAAVTSDFIVGFCGETEDDFQATVELVREARFKNCYIFKYSARPGTKADELMRDDVPEDVKRRRNNELLAIQNEICDADNQPFVGRDVEILVEGPSKLARKQHAGDEQPHGDRLQLTGRTPCDRIVVFEGRPRLVGQLLTLRVVAADAFTLFGEIVPEHVGPEVYQLSATGGGRLD is encoded by the coding sequence ATGAGCAAGCGGTTGTATATCGAGACGGTCGGCTGCCAGATGAACCTGCTCGACAGCGAGCTGGTCGTCGCGAGCCTGAGGGCCCAGGGCTATACGCTGGTCGCCACGCCGCGCGAGGCCGACACGATCCTGTTCAACACCTGCAGCGTGCGGCAGCATGCCGAAGACAAGATCTACAGCGCCCTGGGGCGATTGAAGCACGCCAAAGAGCGCGATCCCGGCAAGATCATCGGCGTGCTGGGCTGCATGGCGCAAAAAGACCAGCAGTTGATCTTTCGCCGGGCGCCGTTTGTCGACCTGGTGGTCGGTCCCGGCCAGTTGCACCAGGTGCCCGAGCTGTTGGCCGACATCGCCGCGCGGGGCGAGCGGCGGATGGAAGTGAGCCTGGGACGCAAAGACGGCAGCCGGGCCGAGATCGAGCGGAGCTTCGAGAGCTACGACCCGCTGCGCGATCCGCAGATGCGCCCGACGCCCTATCAGGCGTTCGTGCGGATCATGATCGGCTGTGACAAATTCTGCACGTATTGCATCGTCCCCTCGGTGCGCGGGCCCGAGCAAAGCCGCCCGGCCGAGCACATCGTCGCCGAGGTCCGTCAGTTGGCCGGCGAGGGCTGTCGCGAAGTGACCTTGTTGGGGCAAACGGTCAACAGTTACCAGGACCAGGGGGCCGGGGCCAAGGTCCGCCTGCCCGAGTTGCTGGCGCGGATTCACGACATCGAGGGGATCGACCGCATTCGCTTCGTCACGAACTACCCCCGCGATATGTCGCAGGAGCTGCTCGAGGCGGTCCGCGATCTGCCCAAGGTCTGTCCGTACCTGCACGTGCCGGCGCAAAGCGGCTCGAACGAGATGCTCAAGCGGATGAAACGAGGCTACACGGTCGAAGAATACCGCGAGATGCTGGCCCGGATTCGCGCGACGGTGCCCGAGGCGGCCGTGACCAGCGATTTCATCGTCGGTTTTTGCGGCGAGACGGAAGACGACTTCCAGGCGACGGTCGAGCTGGTCCGCGAGGCGCGGTTCAAGAACTGCTATATCTTCAAGTACAGTGCCCGTCCCGGCACGAAGGCCGACGAGCTGATGCGGGACGACGTGCCGGAAGACGTCAAGCGGCGCCGCAACAACGAGTTGCTGGCAATTCAGAACGAAATCTGCGATGCCGACAACCAGCCCTTTGTCGGCCGCGACGTCGAAATCCTGGTCGAAGGGCCCAGCAAGCTGGCCCGCAAGCAGCACGCGGGCGACGAGCAGCCCCACGGCGACCGGTTGCAGCTCACGGGCCGCACGCCCTGCGATCGGATCGTGGTCTTTGAGGGCCGGCCGCGGCTGGTGGGCCAACTGCTCACGCTCCGGGTGGTCGCCGCCGACGCGTTCACGCTGTTCGGCGAGATTGTGCCCGAGCACGTGGGGCCCGAGGTGTATCAACTGTCCGCAACCGGCGGCGGGCGATTAGACTAG